Sequence from the Neptunomonas japonica JAMM 1380 genome:
TACCAGAGCGCAACAAGGCTGGCAATTGATAGCAGAGCGACTTCCCCCCACCTGTTGGCATAATCACTAACGTATCTCGGTTATCCAACAAGCTCTGAATCACCTCGTCTTGAGGTGCTCGGAACTGGTCATAACCAAATATTTCTTTTAACACATGGAGGGTTTTATTCGTCATCCGTTGATTATCCGTAAAGGCTAGACCACTGTCATCTCAAATTATCACTGACTACGCATTCGTCTAGGAGTAGAATAGCGAAAACTGCCTTTCTTTTAGGAAACCCGAATATGCAAAGTACATTAAATAGTGCTCCTTTATCCGATGATGAACTCGATCGTCTAGAAAATTTCATCTTTTCAGATGTTGTATCAGAAGATTCTCTTGATCTTATCGGCATTCATGGTTTCCTATGCGCGCTCAATATTAGTCCTGTTCCTGCCGCTGAAGAGGAATGGATGGACGTTTTGTTTGACGGAGTACCTAAATGGACTTCTGCAGAACAAGAAAAAGAGATCACTAGTACACTGAACCGCTGGAAAAGCTCAATTTACAGCGACCTGAGCAACGACAGTGAACTCGGTATGCCTTGCGAACTTACACTAGAAACAAAAAATGAAGAATCTGAGCTTGAGATTTGGGCACAGGCCTTCATGGAAGGTGTCTTTCTTAACGAAGATGAGTGGTTCTCAGAAGGCACATCTAAAGAAGAAACTGTTGCTGAGTTGATGCTGCCTATCATGGTTGTTTCAAATCTATTTGATGAAAAAGAATTCAAAGAGATCCGCAAAAATAGCGCTGTAGCAGAGCAAATGGCTAACGAAATACCTGATATTTTAGTTGATCTATTTTTACTATTTCACGCGCCTGAAAAGTAGGTAGCCATTGCGTGTAAAAAAACCCCGATGAATTATCGGGGCTTTACCTAAATCTATTATACTCGATTAAATGTAGTGCCTTGGGACCCTTCTAGTAATACCGGTAAACAAAGTATAAGGAATAGTGCCACAGTGGCGCGCTACTTCATTAACGCTTAACTGCGCTCCCCATAACTCTACTTTTGATCCAACATCCACATTTTCTAGGCCTGTTAGGTCTATTGCGCACATATCCATTGATACACGACCAATAATTTTGGTTCGCTGACCGTTCACAATAACAGGCGTTCCAGTGCCTGCATGGCGCGAATAGCCGTCACCATAACCAATAGCCACCGTTCCTACGCGTGTATTTTCTTCACACACATAAGAAGCTGCATAGCCAACCGCTTCTCCTGCTTTTAAGTCATGTACCGCAATCACTTCACTCTCAAGTGTCATTGCCGCCAACAGCTTGTCTGCATTAAGTTGGGGCTCTTCAAATGGAGATGCTCCATAGAGCATTAAACCAGGGCGAATCCAGTCGCGATGCAAATCCGGCCACGCCAGAGTTGCAGGAGAATTAGCTATACTATGAGGTGCTGATATGCCCTCTACAGTTTGATCAAATAGCGCTGCCTGTTGCACGGTATGAGGCTTATCCAACTCATCCGCACATGCCAAATGGCTCATTAAGACGATATCAGAAACATTCTTACATGCCTGCAAGCGCTCATATGCTTGCCTGTAGTCCGGAGCATCCAAGCCTAAACGATGCATACCCGAATCTAGCTTCAGCCAAACGTTAACAGGTGTAACCAGCTGAGCCTCTTCTAGCATTGCGATCTGCTCTACACGATGAATCGCTGTCCAGAAATTTTTCTCTGCAATAGTAGCCAACTCATCAGCCGTAAAGAAACCTTCTAACAGTAAGATAGGTTTCTGCACACCTGCGTCACGTATTTCAATGGCTTCTTCTATACAAGCCACCCCAAACGCAGGCACTTCAGGCTCCATAGATAAAGCAACACGTACAGCACCATGACCGTATGCATCAGCCTTAATCACAGCGACAGCATCAGCACCCGCCGTTAATGATTTTGCCAAACGATAATTCTGACAGATAGCCGATAAATCAATAATCGCCCGTGTTGCCCGCCCCATAGGTATCCCCTTTTCAATATTGAGCTAAACCAGAATTACTCTGGGATAACCATGATGGATTCAACTTCGATATCAGCATCTTTAGGCAATGCTTTTACGGCAAAGGCTGCTCGTGCTGGGTATGGTTCAGAGAAATAACGGGCCATAACTTCGTTAACCTGAGCAAAATACTTAAGGTCAGAAAGTAAAATAGTGAGTTTAACCACATCTGAAAAAGAACCACCTGAAGCTTCTGCAATGGCCTTCATATTTTCAAATACACGAACAGCCTGTGCTTCAAAAGACTCCGTCACCATTTCCATAGTTTCAGGATCAAGTGGAATCTGACCAGAGATATAAACTGTATTACCCGCTTTAACAGCCTGAGAATACGTTCCGATAGCTGCTGGCGCCTTGTCTGTAGAAATAATGCTGCGATTCATAATAAGCTCTCTTTAAAATAATTATGTTGGGTCATGTGATTCAAAAGTATAACAATAATGGGTCAGGCACTTTTTTTAAACATATCTTTCTATACCAAGCCCTGATGGATCAATATCCGTCTTACGACCAATGATTGTATCAGTCACAAAACGAGCAGAACCAACAGCCATCGTCCAGCCAAGGGTACCGTGTCCAGTATTGAGATAAAGATTTGAATACTTAGTAGCTCCTAACACAGGCGTACCATCGGGTGTCATTGGACGCAGACCTGTCCAAAATTCAGCCTTAGACAAGTCGCCACCACCCGAGAACAGATCACTCACAACAAAATCGACATTATTTCTGCGCTTTTCTTTCAAGCTCAGGTCATAACCTGTTAATTCTGCAGTACCGCCTACACGAATGCGATTATCAAAACGAGTCACTGCAATTTTGTACGTTTCATCCATAATGGTAGAAACTGGTGCGCGACTTTCATCAATAATAGGCAGCGTTAATGAGTAACCTTTTACAGGGTATACCGGTATTTTAATGCCCACTTTTGCCAATATAATTGGACTATAGCTACCCAATGCCATGACATAACGGTCAGCTGTAAGTACTTCATTTTCTAGCTGTACACCCTGAATCTCGCCAGCCTCTTTAACAAGCCCTTTCACTTCAGTGTTATATCTAAAAGTCACACCTAGTTTTTCACACTCAGCAACTAAACCTTGAGTAAACTTATAGCAATCACCAGTACCATCACCTGGCAAACGTAAACCACCAATGATTTTCTCTTTGACATGCGCTAAAGCAGGCTCTTTTTCAATACATGCTTCACGGTTTAGCACTTCGTATTTAACACCGCACTCATCTAAAATAGCTATATCCGCCTTAGAAGAAGCAACCTGCTTCTCTGTACGGAACACCTGTAATGTCCCGCCAAAACGCTGGTCGTAATCAATAGCGACATCATTGTTCAACTCATTCATACTATCGCGGCTATACTCAGCAATACGCAGCATACGAGACTTGTTCACTCGATACGCAGCTTCTGTGCAGTTACCGAGCATTTTGGTCATCCATTTGAATAACACAGGGTCTAATGCTGGCTGTATACGTAGCGGAGCAAGATCTTGCATCATCCATTTAACCGCTTTAAGCGGTACACCAGGAGCAGACCAAGGAGAGGAGTAACCCGGAGAGATCTGGCCAGCATTTGCATAACTAGTCTCCAACGCAGCAGCAGGCTGACGATCAATTACGATCACTTCATGGCCAGCCTTCGCTAAATAATACGCATTTGTAACACCGATAACACCGCTACCCAACACTAATATTTTCATTTTTATTCTCAGAGTCTATACAAGATATACGGCTAGAATAAATGAAAATAACAATAAAATTTTATTGTTTTATTTGTTAAAAATAGTTATTTTTACCAGCTATTTAAAAATAAACAGAATTTTATATAATGAAGAAATTAGACAGAATCGATAAAAACATCTTAACAAAGCTGCAAAAAGATGGCCGCATATCGTACACCGACCTTGCAGACAAAGTAGGGCTATCGACTACACCTTGCATTGAGCGGGTTAAACGTCTAGAAAAAGACGGCTTTATACAAGGTTATCATGCCAGGTTAAATCCTGAAGCCCTAGGGTACAGCATGTTAGTTTTTGTCGAAATTTCTTTGTCTTACCAATCACCGGATGCTTTCGAGCGCTTTAACTTAGCCGTTAATCAGTTGCCCTACATTATGGAATGCCATCTAGTATCTGGGGATTCAGATTTCCTACTAAAAGCACGTATAAAAGACATGTCAGAATATCGTGCATTATTAGGGGATATGTTACTTACACTACCGGGAGTGAAAAACTCAAAAAGCTATATCGTCATGGAAGAAGTAAAAGAATCATTTAGCATTCCTGTACCCGTTTAATAAACGTTGTCATCTAACAGTAAACATACTGGCAAGTTGTGAGTGTGAGCCATAAGAAAGGCAAAGCAGGCATTAGCAATGCCTACTTTTTATCTAACTCGCATAATGGTTATACTTTAAAGCCATGCACTAGCTCTTTTAACTCATGTGCCATTTTTGCAAGGCTTTGTGCAGAGTTGGATATCTGACCCGCAGCCGTTGCTACCTCATCAGAATTACCATCAATCACTGCTAAGTTGTGGCTAACATCCTGAATAACAGCCGACTGCTCCTCAGAAGCAGTCGCTATTTGTCCCGACATATCCATAATGCCAGCAACCGCACTCACAATGGTATCCAAAGAGCTTTCAACATTATGTGTGCTATCAACAGTTTCTAACATTTTGGCGTGATTTGCTTCAACCAAGGTAAATGCCTGCTCTACTTCACTTTGCAGTTCTTGAATAATGGCTGCAATTTCTGCTGTCGATTTTTGCGTTCTTTGAGCCAACGTCCTCACTTCATCGGCAACAACCGCAAAGCCTCGCCCTTGCTCTCCTGCACGTGCTGCTTCAATTGCCGCGTTTAGAGCAAGCAAACCTGTTTGATCCGATACATGATGAATCACTTCAACTACATTAGAAATATTAGTACTACTGGCATGTAGCTTATTAACCAACTGACTTAATGAACTAACATCATCTGCCAACTGATTAACCGAAGCAACAGACGTCTGAACCACGACATGCCCGTCATTAGCCATCTGGCTTGCAGTATTCGCTTGCTCTGCCGTATTAGCGGTATTACCAGCAACTTCTTGAACTGCTGCAGACATCTCTTCAACCGCCGCCGCCACTTGTGTGGTGCGCTCTCTCTGCTCCTGTAATTTCTGTACGCTATGCCCTACAACATCAGATGTTTCGTCTGCAATAACCACTAATGTATCGCAACTACCCGATAGTTGATGTATTGCCTTTGAGAAGTTGGCAAGCGTATCATTTAAGCCTTCAGCAACATGGCCTAGTTCATCCTGACTGAACACTTCAACCCGTAAGCGTAAGTCGTGTTCATGGCGCACTTTACTCATCACAGAAGATAACGACGCCACTTGACGGTTTAAACCGCGAATAATACTAAAGGCAATAAATGCAACGACTAAGAGAGATGCAAATAACAACACAATGTAAAAAACAAGCGCGGAATACGCCTGATCTTGCGCAGAATTAGCATCATAAATAACATCTTCAGCCAAGGTATCTTCTAATTTTTTGAGTAGGTTTATACGCTTTGTCGCTTCGCCAAACCAATGCTTAGAATCAATATTAAACCCTCCTGCCATAGCCTTATCTGAAGCAATAGATCTTAATCTTTCTACTTCCTTTACAGCACCGGAGTTTGAAAGCTCACGAAATAAAGCGGTATGCTTCTCTGATGCCAAAGTATTAAAGATACGACTATAGGTATCTTGCTCCGTCACTAGCGTAATGTATTTTTCGTACATTCCTGCTGCAAAGGTATCGCCCGCAAATGAATTACTTAAAACAGCGCGCTCAATTCCTGCACGCTCTTTTGCCTGCAAAAAGTTGTAATAGGCTAGCGATGCGCGTGTAAGGTTTACATCTTGACTTAAGTTAGCGGTAATAGAGCCTGCCGATAGCAGTTTTGTATTTAACCCTGTGTAATACTTTAGCGCTTCAGAAAGTGGGATATCCAAAGCAGTCACTCGCGTTCTTACAGATTCAAGGTTATTGAGCTTTTGCTTAATATCCCTCATTAACGCTTGCAGTGATGCATTATTAATATCGTTGGTACCAACAAAGTCTTGCCAGTTCTTTAAAAGCTTCTGCGTTGTCGATCTTTGCTGCATCAACACATCTGAAAACTGCTCTCCCGATGAGCCAAGAAAACCCGCGGTTGCTCCCCTTTCTTTTTGTATCTCATGCACCAGCGCACTATTAACTGTTGTCAGTTGCGTATAAAGCGCTAACTCACCGCTTTGCTGACTTATAGAGTAACTATTAAATACCTGTTGCAGTAGCATCACTGTACTAATAAGTACCGGAAGAGCTATCAACAGCAACAACTTATATTTAAAACTCAAATTCTTCATGGAAAAACTTCCTGATCCTATATTTTGCGGCCACTTTCAGCGCTATGTGTAAATAAAAGCTATCTATAAACCTGAACGAAAAATGAATACAAAACCAAGTGTAGTTCATTTTAAAATAATCATGACGCTGAACTGAACAAAACAACCCGCCTACCTCTAAATTTCTAATAGGCAGTATAGGGAGTACGAGGGATAGCCTACTGCGCGGCATAACGCTCATGTATACTTAAAAATTCATATAGGAAGACATAACATACGGATAACGCAATGAATATAAGTGATGCAATCATTCGAATTACCAATTTAAGGCTACGCACTTATATAGGTTTCAACCAAGATGAAATGGAGAAGCAGCAGGACGTCATCATCAATATCAAGATTCATTATCCGGCAGAAAAAGCCTATCAAACTGACAATGTAGAAGAAGCGCTCAACTACAAAGTAATCACTAAGCAAGTGATTCACCACGTTGAAGAGGGGCGTTTCTTATTGTTAGAAAAATTGGTCGCTGATGTTCTCGATATCTGTACGCAACACGTCTGGGTTAAATACGCCTCTGTCACGGTGGATAAGCCCCACGCACTGCGCTTTGCCGATTCTGTTTCACTAACATTAGAAAAATACTGCGACTAAGGAAGCCTCTATGAGCGCCCCCATTATCATTACAGGTATCGGTAAACGGATTGGTTATGCATTAGCAAAATACCTACTCAACTCAGGATACCTTGTAATAGGCACCTACCGAACAGAATACGAGTCCATCGAAGAGCTGCGTCAACTCGGTGCAGAGCTACATTGCTGTGACTTTTATGATAATGCGCAGGTCACAGCATTCATCCACTCCATAAAAACTAATCACCCACGATTACGTGCGGTTATTCATAACGCATCCGACTGGCTACCTGACAGCAATTCTTTATCGCCTGCAACAACACTCGAAAGAATGATGCAAATTCACGTCAATACGCCTTACCAAATCAACTTAGCATTGATGGATAAGTTACAAGCCTACGCTGAGGACTCTTCTCTTAAAGAGTCTAGCGACATTATTCATTTTACCGATTATGTCGTTGATAAAGGTAGTAAAAAGCACATCGCTTATGCCGCAAGTAAAGCGGCCTTAGCAAATATGACTTTATCCTTTTCAGCACTATTAGCGCCTAAAGTAAAAGTTAACGCCATTGCACCGGCTATGATTATATTCAACACTGATGATAATGCCGAGTATCGAATAAAAACACTGAAAAAATCGCTAATGGAAATTGAACCCGGCGTACAAGAGATTATTGAAGCCGTTAACTACCTGCTACATAGCCGCTACGTAACAGGCAGAACACTGCATGTTGATGGCGGGCGCCATCTTAAATAGGAGCTGGGCCTGCTATCTTAAGATAAAGAAGCTACAAGCTCAGCCAAAGCCACATCACCGCCTCTGAAAATCGGCCAGCCATCTCCCGGTAACACCGCCGTTATCCCGCTGATAGTTGCCAACTGTTTTACCGAAGAAACAGCTTGGCTCTTATCCTGTAATTTTCCGTCCGGAAGAATACACAACGCCCCCCCTGAATGAGCTCTCACCAAATCACCCGTAATCAAGGTATCGCCTTCAACGACAAACGCCAACTCACCCTCTGTTTTTGAGCCTGAAACACTATAAATATCCAAGCCATCCAACAGCGTGCTTCCGGCACTCATCCATTGAGCACATTCAATAGGAAAGCTATCTTTCTCCGCTTCTGGTCCACATATCAGGGCTCCCGTTTTCGCAGCTAAAGCTTGCGCATCCCTAACATGGTCAGAGTTAGAGATGAGGATATGACTTATCTCACCCAACGACAGCAAATGCTGCTTATCATGTTCTGTTTGAGGTAGAGGATCAAAAACGATATTTCCCTGCGGCCGAACCCATAGATAACTGTGAAAATCGATATTTCGATCTTCATCAAAGACACTCCAGCAATAGAAGTTATTTTTATGAAGTGTTTTCATGATGTGTCTCCAAAAAGAGGGCTAATATCAATAATCCGAATAGTTCTACCATACTCTTATCTGTTATTTACTGACAATGAGCCATCAAAGATTAGCCTAATAGCGCTTTCCAGCCATGAATTAGCAGATAATGCTGACAACCTTATCTCATCTTTATCCTGATTCGCGGTTCCCTATATAATTACTTATCTGTAATATTTGTTTTTTAATACTTTTAATGGAACAGCGTAATGGGCAGAGCCTACCAAAACCGCAAAGAATCCATGGCTAAGACGTCAGATAATAAAGCCAAGATTTATAGTAAATATGGTCGTGAAATTTATGTATGTGCTAAAGCCGGTGGTACTGATCCGGACGGTAACCTAACACTACGTGGATTAATTGAACGCGCTAAAAAAGACCAAGTCCCAAGCCATGTAATTGACAAGGCTATCGACAAAGCAAAAGGCGGTGGTGGTGAAGACTTCTCCTCTGCTCGCTACGAAGGCTTTGGACCAGGTAACTGCATGGTTATTGTTGACTGCCTTACTGATAACCCAAACCGCACCTTTGGCGATGTGCGCAACTGCTTCACTAAAACCAAGAGCAAAATCGGCACATCGGGTAGTGTCAGCCACATGTTTGACCACAGTGCTATCTTGGTATTTAAAGGTGATGATGAAGAAGCAGCGCTAGAAGCACTCATGATGGCCGATGTTGATGTCTCTGACATCGAGTGCGAAGACGGAATTATTTCTGTATTTGCACCCCATACGGACTACTTCAAAGCCAAAAACGCACTGGCTGATGCCTTTGGTGAAATTGACTTTGACGTTGCTGAGATTCAGTTTGTACCTCAAAATACAGCGCCTATCGCTGAAGATGATATCCCCATGTTTGAGAAGTTCTTAGAGATGTTGAATGACTTAGACGATGTTCAGAATATTTTCCACAGCGCAGAACTGTAAACGCACTATCAACCCATGCTCTAACAGAGTATGGGTTACTCTCCCCCTTCTTCAGTCACGCTAGTTAAGCCCTGCCGTAAAACCATCTATCGACAAATGGAACGTATCAACACCTCCAGCACTCAAAGTTATTAAACCTTTAAAAATAAAAGCGATTAGTAAAAGAGCACAGAGGCAATTTTAGAGGGAAGTTAAAAATATTTAAGTAGGCTGTCGGTCTGGCAAAGTGTGCATCTCATCTAATCGGGTCTATCCTGAGTACTGTGTACAACGGGTATAGGGTCAAAACCCCTAAAGCAGATGGAAACAGCTATGTCGCAACACAAGCTTGTCGTAATTATATTATCGTTATCACTTATGAGCTGGCCCTTCATGGCCACAGCTAAGTCTTTTACTCACTTATCTGATGCATTGAGCTTTTATACAGACTTAGAAAACTCAGACCAGTGGAAGAAAATACCCAAAGGGCCTTCTATACGTGTGAATGACACCCATCCAAGTATCCCTTTACTACGCCAAAAACTGCAATTACTCGGCGATTTAGAGCCCGCTCTCGATACACCAGAGCACCCGGAACTATTTGACCAAGTGCTTGCTCAAGCTCTAACTAACTTCCAATCTCGACACGGCGCCGAAGCTGATGGCATTTTAGGCCCCCATACTCGGCGCTTGCTGAACACCTCGCCCGCTTTTCGCATCAAGCAACTGCAAATCAATGCCTCTCGCCAACAAAGCTTTGGTACGCCCGCGGCGCAACATTATATTCGGGTGAATATTCCAGAATTCAAACTGAGACTATATGACCAAGAACAAGTAACCCTAGAAATGAAAACGGTTGTGGGCCGCAAAAAAAGACAAACACCCGTATTTGATACCACCATAAGAACATTAGTCATCAACCCCTCTTGGAATGTCCCTAAAAGTATCGCCTTTAAAGATATATTGCCAAAATGGGAGCAAGACGATAATTTTTTGGACAGCCACAATCTACAAATTCGCTCCGGCTGGGGGCCTAATAGCAACGTTATTCCAGCAGAAAATGTTGTACCGTCGAGCATGTACCAAGGTGCTAATTATCTACGTTTTTTTGAACCACCCAGTAAACAAAACACACTAGGGCAGTTCAAGTTTCTATCACAAAGCCGCTATGCAATTTACCTTCATGACACCCCTGCCAAACACTTATTTAATCGAACACGACGCGATTACAGTTCTGGCTGCGTGCGCTTGGAGAGAGCACAGGATCTTGCTAGTGCACTTTTGTCACTTGCAAACCGTCCTGAAAAAACACGATTAAAGCAACTCGCTAAAACAGATAAGACACGTAATATAAACTTCGCTGAGCCTGTTCCTCTTTATGTTGTTTATTGGACAGCATGGTTGGATAAAGAAGGAACTCTGCACTTTAGAGATGACATCTATAAGCGTGATTTAAATGATCTTGCCAAGTTAAAAAGTGAAGAAAATCAATTAAGTGCCATCGACCAGCACATCGAACAACAAAACTAAAACAAAACAAATGGTCAATTAATATACAGATCGGCCGATATTAGGCATAATTGCGGCTTTTAAATTCAATAATGACCAGTTGAAGCGAAATATGCCAAATAAACACCAGCGCTCACATCATCAGTCTCGCCGATCCTTTTTACGCCAAATGGGCGGTCTTGGTGCCGGCCTAGCCATTTCTTCAACGGCACTGGGAAACATCCAAACACCACTATTTGATAAAACATTGAGGTTCCAGAACCTCCATACTGGTGAAGCACTCAAAACCACCTTCTACACAGGTGGTGACTATGTAACCGAGAGCCTAGACAATATTAATTACCTATTACGCGACCATCGTAATAACCAAATAGGCAACATGGATCCACAGCTGTTAACCCTATTACATGACTTAAAAAATATGCTGGGTACAGCAGATCCTTTTCACGTTATTTCTGGTTATCGCTCGGCCGAAACTAACGCGATGCTCAGCCAGCGCAGCAATAAAGTAGCCAAAAAGAGCTTACATATGCAGGGCAAAGCAATTGATATTCGCCTACCAGGCGTTGACACAAAACACCTACACCAAGCAGCTTTAGCACTACAAGGAGGCGGAGTTGGCCTTTATACTCGTAGCGATTTTGTCCACCTTGATGTAGGCCGCGTACGACAGTGGGGAAAATAAGCAGCAGGCGTTCGAGTTTACTCCATTAATTCCAACGCTGCTGTATGGCTTAATATTTATGACAACACCTTATTTGAAGAAACCAACTCAGCGTTAATTAAACACACCTACACCAAGTTGCTTTAACGCCAAAAGAGGCTGCGCAGGCCATTGGGCCCGCAGCAACTTTGCACACCTTGATATAGGCAAAGTAGTAACAACGTAAATGATTAACACTTGTCACTTGCCAACGTGCACATGTATTTAGTGGTCTTTTTCACTAGGCTGCACCACTTACCCGTTTTTTTCTTGCAGTAATCATCCTTAAAAGGGTCATCAACTTGGTGGCAACACTTGTTATTACTCAACGTCAAAAAACCAATCATTTTAGCCTGAGTAATCGCATTAGATGCAGCTAAGCCCACATCCTCACTAGTACGTGTGAATAGATCCCTGATAGTTATATCACCGGCATCGGTCACTAAGCATTTAAGAATTTCAAAGGTTTTTTCATCTGGCGATGCATTGCTAAGGCTTTCAAACAGTTCTTCATCTGAAACAATAGGCTTATTACACAAAGAACTACAACAGCCATCTTTTGTAAAAGCGTTTTTGACGTGATTACTCGCGGACTTTTCTTCGAGAATATTAACCCGAGCAAACAAGTTACCAATATCTCTGCCTATCTTATAGTTACTCATAATAACTCTCCCTTTTCTTACCCTTATGCATCGTAAGATAAGCAAAGGGTATAGATGCTGATTGAGCCTTTATCATCACTAGCATCGCCAGTTGAAAGGTACTCAAACCCATAAAGAGAAAGGCCCGATAACCTCTAGAGTACTCCCATCATTTCGTTTGTAAAATCACACCTCCCCCCCTGCGCAAGCTACAAGAGAGAGACTATCGTGTTATAACGGGGCGCTAACAAGGGAAGATGGCGTATAAAGCTAGGTTTG
This genomic interval carries:
- a CDS encoding L,D-transpeptidase family protein gives rise to the protein MSQHKLVVIILSLSLMSWPFMATAKSFTHLSDALSFYTDLENSDQWKKIPKGPSIRVNDTHPSIPLLRQKLQLLGDLEPALDTPEHPELFDQVLAQALTNFQSRHGAEADGILGPHTRRLLNTSPAFRIKQLQINASRQQSFGTPAAQHYIRVNIPEFKLRLYDQEQVTLEMKTVVGRKKRQTPVFDTTIRTLVINPSWNVPKSIAFKDILPKWEQDDNFLDSHNLQIRSGWGPNSNVIPAENVVPSSMYQGANYLRFFEPPSKQNTLGQFKFLSQSRYAIYLHDTPAKHLFNRTRRDYSSGCVRLERAQDLASALLSLANRPEKTRLKQLAKTDKTRNINFAEPVPLYVVYWTAWLDKEGTLHFRDDIYKRDLNDLAKLKSEENQLSAIDQHIEQQN
- a CDS encoding YcbK family protein; the protein is MPNKHQRSHHQSRRSFLRQMGGLGAGLAISSTALGNIQTPLFDKTLRFQNLHTGEALKTTFYTGGDYVTESLDNINYLLRDHRNNQIGNMDPQLLTLLHDLKNMLGTADPFHVISGYRSAETNAMLSQRSNKVAKKSLHMQGKAIDIRLPGVDTKHLHQAALALQGGGVGLYTRSDFVHLDVGRVRQWGK